Within Candidatus Neomarinimicrobiota bacterium, the genomic segment AAGCCGATCAAAATTGTGGTCTATACTGGTCCTGGTGGTTTGATCGATATCAGTGCTCGTAAATTTGCAGGTATAGCTTCAAAATATGTTGATGTCAATTTCGTGGTGGAGAATAAACCCGGTGCAGGTGGGATTGTCGCGCTTAAAAAGGTAATCCAGGCGCCAGCAGATGGTTACAACCTGTACGCCTGTACCAAATCAAATATCGCTAAATTTGTTCAAGTCGGTGGAAGTGAATATATCGACGCTCTCAATTGGACCGCCATGCTCATGGCAGACCCCGAATGCGTGATCACCCATGGGACCCAGGATCTGCATCTGTGGCCCGATATTGTAGCCAATGCATTGCAAAATCCCGGTGAACAAAACTGGGTGGGTCCTGCGGCTGGTGGTCTTGACCATGTAACCGCTCTCAAGATTTGGGATGCCTATGGCATGGATGCCAAATGGATTCCCTTTAAAAGCGGGGGAAAGGCCCTGGCAGCCCTCCTGGGTGAGCAGGGAGTAGCCTATGTGGGTAACCCCCGGGATGCCTTGGGCAATGCTGATCTGCATATTGCCGCCGTCTCATCACCTCAGCGTTTATCTGCCTTCCCTGATGTTCCAACTTTTACGGAGTTAGGCATGCCCGGGCTTGAAAATGAGTACATGTGGCGTGGATTTGCCCTTAAGAAAGGGACACCACCAGAGGTAGTGCAATGGTATGATGCTCTTTTCAAAAAGGTCACAGCTGACCCTGATTGGATATCATTCTGGAGCAAAGGTGGCTTGGATATCAAATATGTTGCCGAGGAAGCGTTTACCACGTTGGTACATGAAGATGCAAAAATCTTTGAGTACTATTTAAGAAAATCCAATATACTCCAGGATGAAGCCCAGGGAATTCTAGCAAATATTGCCTCCGGAACTTCATTTACAGTCCTTTCACTCATTCTTGTAATGATCTGGTTGTTATGCTCTTACGGAGTATACAGAAGTGCTTATGCTGCGATTGTTGGTCGAGTTATAGTCATTGGTTTTTTCCTGGTTGTGAGTATCCTGTTTTTGGTTCAATCCTTGAATTTTCCCAATAGTACAGCTGTTGGACCTGCTGCCGTACCCCGTTTATGGATTTATATGCTCATTCCTTTGAATCTCCTCCTGCTTTTCAAGACCTTTCGAAATGTTGCCGAAGTTTCTGAATCCGGACCCAGGGTTGATATCGTTCTGAACTTTATCGGTTTTCTGGTTGTATACCTGCTGCTCATGCAGGTTATAGGCTATTTTCTCAGTACATTCGGGTTCGTTATCGTTGGTCTGTACTATTTGGGCTACCGTAAATGGAGAAACATCTTCATTATTTCTGGTGGTTGGATTCTTTTCTCCTATTTGATCTTTTATAAAACCCTTTATGTACCCCTGCCATTGGGAACCATTTTCGAAAGTCTATTCTAAGAAATATTATGCTAATTGAAATTCTCAAATATGCTGAAATCATCATAATAATATGAAATCATTCTTAATGGCTAAAACCAATACATATAAAAACTCTGCGCCCTCAGCGAACTCTGCGAGAGGCTGCTCATGAGAAAATCATGACAGATCTATTTGGCAATCTGATTGATGGTTTGACCTTTGTTATGGGAGTTATCCCCATCTTAACCATAACCTTGGGCGTAATCATGGGTATTGTTGCCGGCGCTACACCTGGGCTGTCTCCATCGATGGGTGTGGCACTACTGGTACCTTTTACTTACGCTATGTCACCTACATTGGCACTGATTCTCCTTGTGGCTATCTATATAGCAGCCAATTATGGTGGGTCCATTACGGCAGTGACTATCAATGCTCCAGGAACTCCTTCATCGGTGGTTACTGCTTTTGATGGATATCCTCTGACGAAAAAGGGAAAACCAGGAATGGCTCTCGGCGTTTCTCTGGTGGCCTCAACCGTTGGCGGTATCATCGGCACCCTTATTCTGATCTTTTTCTCAGGACCTCTGGCAAAATTTGCTCTTAAATTTCATCCAGCTGAATATTTCGCACTGGCAATATTTGGATTAACCACAGTTGCCTCGCTAGGTGGTAAGAATTGGATCAAAGCCTTTATTGCTGCCATGTTTGGACTGTTGCTTAATACAGTTGGTATTGATCCAATCTCCGGTGTTAGTCGGTTTACTTTCGGTTTTTCATTTCTATATGATGGATTTGCCCTGATTCCAGCTTTGATCGGCCTGTTTGCGCTCAGTGAGATCTTCAAACAGCTTGAAGGTGGTGATTTTTCCACTCAACAGGTTGCTCCCGGTAAACAGGAATGGCCAACGACCAGCACCTACTGGAAATTGAAGAATACCATCATGCGTTCTTCGTTTATGGGAACCATCATTGGTATTTTTCCCGGGGCAGGCGCTACTATTG encodes:
- a CDS encoding tripartite tricarboxylate transporter substrate-binding protein — its product is MKQIVADKKMSRTLKVLGLILIIFGFLLLTSKAHAAFPEKPIKIVVYTGPGGLIDISARKFAGIASKYVDVNFVVENKPGAGGIVALKKVIQAPADGYNLYACTKSNIAKFVQVGGSEYIDALNWTAMLMADPECVITHGTQDLHLWPDIVANALQNPGEQNWVGPAAGGLDHVTALKIWDAYGMDAKWIPFKSGGKALAALLGEQGVAYVGNPRDALGNADLHIAAVSSPQRLSAFPDVPTFTELGMPGLENEYMWRGFALKKGTPPEVVQWYDALFKKVTADPDWISFWSKGGLDIKYVAEEAFTTLVHEDAKIFEYYLRKSNILQDEAQGILANIASGTSFTVLSLILVMIWLLCSYGVYRSAYAAIVGRVIVIGFFLVVSILFLVQSLNFPNSTAVGPAAVPRLWIYMLIPLNLLLLFKTFRNVAEVSESGPRVDIVLNFIGFLVVYLLLMQVIGYFLSTFGFVIVGLYYLGYRKWRNIFIISGGWILFSYLIFYKTLYVPLPLGTIFESLF
- a CDS encoding tripartite tricarboxylate transporter permease, with product MTDLFGNLIDGLTFVMGVIPILTITLGVIMGIVAGATPGLSPSMGVALLVPFTYAMSPTLALILLVAIYIAANYGGSITAVTINAPGTPSSVVTAFDGYPLTKKGKPGMALGVSLVASTVGGIIGTLILIFFSGPLAKFALKFHPAEYFALAIFGLTTVASLGGKNWIKAFIAAMFGLLLNTVGIDPISGVSRFTFGFSFLYDGFALIPALIGLFALSEIFKQLEGGDFSTQQVAPGKQEWPTTSTYWKLKNTIMRSSFMGTIIGIFPGAGATIAAFISYDVAKRVSKHPEAFGKGSLEGVAAAEGANSSSVGGALIPLLTLGIPGSASTAVLIGALMIHDLTPGPQLFISNPDIIYGLLASLLIANVILLILGFFGARLWIKVTTIPKTVLFPLIFAVSIIGSFAVRNSFFDVAACLVFGVFGWLLRRYNYPVAPIILGMVLGNIAETNFIRAIMMGGWTVFFTRPMSLGMLVVAAASFAVPLIQARKQK